From the Desulfosoma sp. genome, the window GCTTCAACGTCGCTTTTCCTGGGACACAAAAGCCCCAAAGAGGTCTTGCCCACATCCGCGTGAGAGATCACCGCCCGTTCCGCAACTTCCCTTTCCAACCATTCGCAGAGGTCCCTGCTGCCGTTGATCAGATGGCCCACAAGAACCACGCCCGGGTGCCCGCTGTAGAAGGCCTTCGAAGATTGTTCACTCTCCATTATTTTCATGAGTGCAGCTGCCGGGTGAAATTGTGACAAGAGATCCTATAGCACAAAAGCGAATGAGCCTCAATACGATACCTGCGGCATGATACTGTTATGTATAGACACAATCTCACGGATTAAGGTGTGGCCATAGATGGAGAACGATTATTGGCGAGGGGGTGATAGCAGAAAGAAAAGTGAAAAAATGGGTCGATCGAGATAGGATGAGGTGGATAGTTAATCGAAAATACTCCACTTTGAATTTGTGAATCGGCTAATATCTAAAGAAAGGGGGGTAATCAAATGGTCAACATTATCAAAACCAAAGTCTTTATGTTTATTGTGCTTGTATTGCTCATGTTCATGAATGGGAACGCGTTTGCTATATCTGGAACGTTTAGTGGGATTTTTACTGACCCAGTCTTAAATCCCACGCGTGACCAACCCCATAATACTGGGATAGGTACGAATGCAATAACCTGGGGGAATGATCATCCTACAAATAATGATCCTGTCCTTAATGTCGGAGCCCTTACTTTTTTCGGTGCTGACTTCGATACGTCTGTGGGGGAGTCATTTGTTATGGGATACTTATGGTTTAGAAACGCCTCCACCGCGTGGGGAGAAATTGACCAAATTACCTTAACATTAGATACCGGGACTGTCGATCCGAACGATTATAGCAATCTTCAATTCCCATTGAGAATTGGATTAGGTCATACCCCGAACGGAGGTATAAACCCGTATATAGACGCGGACTACATCTATTTCCCGGATTATCCTGAATTCGGAAGCTTCCGTGTTTTTGAGGGAAACTCAACCTCAGTGGAACTTCTAGGAGTCTTTGGTTCGTTGACTTTCTTAGGCTTCGGCGCAGTAGAAAACCCAAATCTAGGATTTTTGAATCCGAGCACCCAGCCTAATCTTGTGCCGGAACCCACCACGATGCTCCTACTTGGGTCTGGGTTGTTGGGATTGGTAGGCTATAGGAGGAAGAAGTTCTTTAGAAAATAGAACGAATATTATATCGGAGGAGGGAAAAGGCAGGGCCATTATTCTTGGTCCTACCTTTCCTGAATCCGTGAGGTGTGGTGGAGCGAGCTAAGGTGTGGGCGTGGTGACCCCGTTTTGAGCAGTCGACG encodes:
- a CDS encoding choice-of-anchor K domain-containing protein; protein product: MVNIIKTKVFMFIVLVLLMFMNGNAFAISGTFSGIFTDPVLNPTRDQPHNTGIGTNAITWGNDHPTNNDPVLNVGALTFFGADFDTSVGESFVMGYLWFRNASTAWGEIDQITLTLDTGTVDPNDYSNLQFPLRIGLGHTPNGGINPYIDADYIYFPDYPEFGSFRVFEGNSTSVELLGVFGSLTFLGFGAVENPNLGFLNPSTQPNLVPEPTTMLLLGSGLLGLVGYRRKKFFRK